One window from the genome of Alkalihalobacillus sp. LMS6 encodes:
- a CDS encoding ABC transporter substrate-binding protein, translating into MKTASTLLSVVAIGLLAACGGSESSSEETNQTSEGGITVSDIHGEQTFETVPEKAVVLDWIFAENLLSFGIEPTGMAEIESYQEWVDIGSDGLSDTVDVGSRSEPNLEAIAQLEPDVIYAIDFRADAMMEELEKIAPVLVYNPYPEEELGLTQYDEMEETYLEMAKLFDKTDEANDVLADLETTYEEAEQALSEIDLESREFALTMAYSDNQAPAFRISTPNALAVEVLERMGLENVYDTGTFEPYGFSTVGVEEFTKVEDANLLHIVQGDDNVFENQLQDNSVWNDLTFTKEGRVYALGGDTWPYGGPLSAEKLVHRTLEVLDQ; encoded by the coding sequence GTGAAGACAGCAAGTACATTACTATCGGTGGTAGCAATTGGATTATTGGCAGCTTGTGGAGGCAGTGAATCGAGTTCAGAAGAAACGAATCAAACGAGTGAAGGGGGGATCACGGTTTCAGACATACACGGTGAACAAACGTTTGAAACGGTACCTGAAAAAGCGGTCGTACTTGACTGGATATTTGCGGAAAATCTTTTGTCGTTTGGAATTGAACCAACTGGAATGGCTGAAATTGAATCGTATCAGGAATGGGTTGATATCGGATCAGACGGTTTAAGCGATACGGTAGATGTCGGCTCTCGCTCTGAACCAAATCTAGAAGCGATTGCACAATTAGAACCAGATGTTATCTATGCAATTGATTTTAGAGCAGATGCGATGATGGAAGAGCTAGAGAAAATTGCACCGGTTCTCGTGTACAATCCATATCCAGAAGAAGAATTAGGGTTAACCCAGTATGACGAGATGGAAGAGACCTATTTAGAAATGGCGAAATTATTTGATAAGACGGATGAAGCGAATGATGTGTTAGCTGATTTGGAAACGACATATGAAGAAGCGGAACAAGCTTTATCTGAGATTGATTTAGAGTCAAGAGAGTTTGCGCTTACGATGGCTTATAGTGATAATCAAGCACCAGCTTTTCGAATTTCAACGCCGAATGCCCTTGCTGTTGAAGTGCTAGAACGAATGGGGTTAGAAAACGTATACGATACGGGCACGTTTGAACCGTATGGCTTTTCAACGGTAGGGGTAGAAGAGTTCACAAAAGTAGAGGATGCCAACCTTCTTCATATTGTTCAAGGGGACGACAATGTGTTTGAGAATCAATTGCAAGATAACTCGGTTTGGAATGATCTAACGTTTACGAAGGAAGGTCGTGTCTATGCGTTGGGTGGGGATACTTGGCCTTACGGTGGCCCTTTATCAGCTGAAAAACTTGTACACCGCACGTTAGAAGTGTTAGATCAGTAA
- a CDS encoding iron ABC transporter permease, with translation MLSFLLGSLALCLLSIIHLTQGQADVTMVDLFSSWDQRTEAIMGVRLPRVIIGILAGGCLAMAGLVLQTMTRNPLASAGTLGINAGAYLFVVIGALFFPGMNTSFLFSFLGACFAAFLVFMLAGKTMSPVRVVLTGMIITLLFGALTSSLQLMYEQESNGLFLWGAGTLMQNDWSGVTFIWPFALVLGGLAFFTGKSFDLVHLGDEAAKGLGVPVGLVKTWGWALGILLAAATVSVVGPIGFIGLMAPHLVRLMGIRGHRLQFIHSFLWGAVILIAADVLSRMISPNSELPVGAMTAFIGSPWLMYLAYKAARKMRSDKQKLNSAKKAARPVLVTAVLLCLSAIVGFISISFGGGQFTSIQEMVSGKMFDHVTVQFRWPRVLVSFLVGALLALCGALLQNVLKNPLGDPSIIGITSGGGAGALLILVVFPSLPFFFLPLGALTGSIVAVLIVVLATRRSGFEPISLALMGVAVSAMASGVIQILTVKASLSVSPALVWLAGTTYSSTWNHVYWLLLMLFILVPLTFLICKHLNVLAFSNEVSISLGLKVKLYRLLSIGIAVLIGAICVSIVGAIGFIGLLAPHAARALVGSAFQRVIPVAMMIGGTLLILADFLSRFIMYPTEIPSGLLIALVGAPYILYVMRKL, from the coding sequence TTGCTTTCCTTTTTGCTTGGTAGTTTGGCTCTATGCCTATTATCAATCATCCACCTTACGCAGGGCCAAGCAGATGTCACAATGGTTGATTTGTTTTCAAGCTGGGATCAAAGAACCGAAGCCATTATGGGCGTCCGCCTGCCGCGGGTCATCATTGGGATTTTGGCAGGAGGCTGTTTGGCAATGGCTGGGCTCGTCCTACAAACAATGACAAGAAACCCGCTCGCTTCAGCAGGAACGTTAGGGATTAATGCAGGTGCATATTTGTTTGTTGTGATCGGTGCGCTGTTTTTTCCGGGAATGAACACGTCTTTTCTTTTTTCTTTTTTAGGCGCTTGTTTTGCCGCCTTTCTCGTGTTTATGCTTGCAGGAAAAACGATGTCACCAGTCCGGGTTGTATTGACCGGTATGATTATTACTCTATTATTTGGTGCGTTAACGAGTAGTCTTCAACTCATGTATGAACAAGAATCCAATGGCTTATTTTTATGGGGCGCGGGTACACTTATGCAAAATGATTGGTCAGGCGTCACTTTTATCTGGCCATTTGCTCTCGTATTAGGTGGGCTTGCGTTTTTTACAGGGAAATCGTTCGATCTTGTTCACCTTGGAGATGAAGCTGCAAAAGGATTAGGTGTGCCGGTAGGATTGGTGAAAACGTGGGGGTGGGCATTAGGTATTCTTCTTGCCGCTGCGACAGTTAGTGTGGTGGGACCAATTGGTTTTATCGGGTTAATGGCACCGCATCTTGTTCGATTAATGGGCATTCGTGGTCATCGTCTTCAATTCATCCATTCTTTTTTGTGGGGTGCAGTCATTCTCATTGCGGCTGATGTGCTCTCGAGAATGATTTCACCTAACAGTGAACTGCCGGTTGGAGCGATGACGGCTTTTATTGGCAGTCCTTGGTTAATGTATTTGGCTTACAAAGCAGCAAGGAAGATGAGGAGCGATAAGCAAAAGTTAAATAGCGCAAAAAAAGCAGCTCGCCCTGTCTTGGTGACGGCCGTTCTTCTATGTCTTTCAGCCATTGTCGGTTTTATCTCCATTTCTTTTGGAGGTGGTCAGTTTACAAGCATTCAAGAAATGGTCTCAGGTAAAATGTTTGATCATGTTACGGTCCAATTTCGGTGGCCGAGAGTGCTCGTGTCCTTTTTGGTTGGAGCGTTGTTAGCGTTATGTGGTGCCTTGCTTCAAAATGTGTTAAAAAATCCGTTAGGAGACCCATCCATCATCGGAATTACTTCTGGAGGGGGAGCGGGAGCCCTTTTAATCTTGGTAGTATTCCCATCTCTCCCTTTTTTCTTTTTACCATTAGGCGCTTTAACAGGTTCGATTGTTGCTGTGCTAATCGTTGTACTTGCAACGCGACGATCAGGGTTTGAACCGATCTCTTTAGCGTTGATGGGGGTAGCAGTTTCTGCGATGGCGTCTGGTGTTATTCAAATCTTAACAGTGAAGGCAAGCTTAAGTGTCTCTCCAGCGCTCGTTTGGTTGGCAGGTACTACGTATAGTTCAACGTGGAATCATGTCTATTGGTTGCTGTTGATGCTTTTCATACTTGTTCCGCTCACATTTCTAATATGCAAGCATTTAAATGTACTTGCTTTTTCAAATGAGGTGTCGATTTCTTTAGGATTAAAGGTGAAGCTATATCGACTATTGTCCATTGGGATTGCCGTTCTAATTGGAGCGATCTGCGTATCGATTGTAGGGGCAATTGGATTTATCGGTCTTCTCGCGCCACATGCAGCGCGAGCTTTAGTAGGCTCGGCGTTTCAAAGAGTCATTCCAGTAGCGATGATGATTGGCGGAACGCTTTTAATTCTTGCGGATTTTCTTAGTCGGTTTATAATGTATCCGACAGAAATTCCTTCTGGCTTACTCATTGCACTGGTCGGTGCACCTTACATTTTATACGTCATGCGAAAGCTTTAG